The Methylobacterium currus genome contains a region encoding:
- a CDS encoding MucR family transcriptional regulator, whose product MRKAERRVLADAVALSCRIVSAYVAGNAVPPAQVPAVIADVYAALHGRRQAAPEPTAPRLLSSAQVRASLGPGGILSFETGKRYASLRRHLGSLGLSPDAYRLKWGLPPDYPMVCPSYSALRADIARSNGLGRAGVPPDGLEMSGRAAAG is encoded by the coding sequence ATGCGCAAAGCCGAACGTCGCGTCCTAGCGGACGCGGTCGCGTTGTCGTGCCGTATCGTGTCGGCCTACGTCGCGGGCAACGCCGTGCCGCCGGCACAGGTGCCTGCCGTGATCGCGGACGTATACGCGGCCCTCCACGGTCGACGCCAAGCCGCTCCCGAGCCGACCGCGCCACGGTTGCTGTCGTCGGCCCAGGTCCGGGCCTCCCTCGGCCCCGGCGGCATCCTGAGCTTCGAGACCGGCAAGCGCTACGCCTCGCTCCGGCGGCACCTGGGCAGTCTCGGCCTCAGCCCTGACGCCTACCGGCTGAAGTGGGGCCTGCCGCCGGACTACCCGATGGTGTGCCCGTCCTATTCGGCGCTGCGCGCGGACATCGCCCGGAGCAACGGTCTCGGTCGCGCCGGCGTCCCACCGGACGGCCTGGAAATGAGCGGTCGGGCCGCCGCAGGGTGA
- a CDS encoding YidB family protein, which produces MSDGYPSMTALLGLLALAGYQNRDKIAEMLGGAGQAAPAPAGPGQTTGGTGSGLGGLLGGLLGDRRGEAPGGFLNSGLGEVLQRFQQAGHGAAAQSWVAQGPNQELPPQQLEQAIGPEVLTTLTQRTGLSREELLSRLSRELPQAVDRYTPDGRMPA; this is translated from the coding sequence ATGAGTGACGGCTACCCTTCGATGACGGCGCTGCTCGGCCTCCTGGCCCTGGCCGGCTACCAGAACCGGGACAAGATCGCCGAGATGCTGGGCGGTGCCGGGCAAGCCGCGCCCGCGCCCGCCGGCCCCGGCCAGACGACCGGCGGTACGGGCAGTGGCCTTGGAGGGCTTCTCGGCGGCCTGTTGGGCGACCGGCGCGGCGAGGCGCCCGGCGGCTTCCTGAACAGCGGCTTGGGCGAGGTGCTCCAGCGCTTTCAGCAGGCCGGCCACGGGGCGGCCGCGCAGTCCTGGGTCGCCCAGGGGCCTAATCAGGAGCTTCCGCCTCAGCAACTCGAGCAGGCCATCGGGCCGGAAGTCCTCACAACCCTGACCCAGCGCACCGGCCTGTCCCGCGAGGAGCTTCTCTCCCGCCTGTCGCGGGAGCTGCCCCAAGCCGTCGACCGCTACACTCCAGACGGTCGGATGCCTGCCTAG
- a CDS encoding ArsR/SmtB family transcription factor, whose product MYAVTSTDLMRLQDKVTDAARLLRLLANEKRLLILCLLVARGEMDVTSLAREVELSQSALSQHLAKLREDGLVAFRRESQTIHYRLEDPRAARVLATLKDIFCPELG is encoded by the coding sequence ATGTACGCCGTCACGTCGACCGACCTAATGCGGCTTCAGGACAAGGTCACCGACGCGGCCCGCCTGCTCCGCCTCCTCGCCAACGAGAAGCGGTTGCTGATCCTGTGCCTACTGGTCGCCCGCGGCGAGATGGACGTGACCAGCCTCGCGCGAGAGGTCGAGCTCAGCCAGTCGGCCCTGTCGCAGCACCTCGCCAAGCTGCGCGAGGACGGGTTGGTCGCCTTCCGACGCGAGAGCCAGACGATCCACTATCGGCTGGAGGACCCTAGGGCCGCGCGGGTGCTGGCGACCCTCAAGGATATCTTCTGCCCGGAACTCGGCTGA